The following proteins come from a genomic window of Mycosarcoma maydis chromosome 22, whole genome shotgun sequence:
- a CDS encoding DNA repair protein RAD10 (related to dna excision repair protein ercc-1), with the protein MHEPSSTSTSASASGGRSELRRMSSFQPASAVAREMDSSTGVDGSTSSGASGASGASGATVVQPRPRPLIRGAARTGNTILVNNCQRGNPVLQHMRNIGWEYADIVPDYQVGLSACVLFLSIRYHRLHPEYVHTRVQKLAHMYTLRILLVLCDVTDHQAAIKELTKTCVINKLTLMLAWSAEEAARYLETYKSFELKPPDAIKERVGDDYLSQVTNVLTQVRGINRTDVITLLSTFGSLKNVVNANVHQLAMCPGFALRKASRLNHVFTLPFTPARSHTLSSSIPPPPSSPTHPSTRPIPHTHNLPPHDDGHDHDQLLLAIQLSLSHHSPPHDL; encoded by the coding sequence ATGCACGAACCATCAAGcacgtcgacgagcgcatcaGCAAGTGGAGGCCGCAGCGAGTTGCGAAGGATGTCGTCATTTCAGCCTGCTTCAGCAGTCGCACGCGAGATGGACTCGTCTACGGGCGTGGAtggctcgacgtcgagcggTGCAAGCGGTGCAAGCGGTGCAAGCGGTGCGACGGTGGTGCAGCCTCGACCGCGACCGCTGATCCGCGGAGCTGCGCGGACGGGCAACACGATTCTGGTGAACAACTGTCAACGCGGGAATCCGGTTCTGCAACACATGCGCAACATTGGATGGGAGTATGCGGACATTGTGCCGGATTACCAGGTGGGGCTGTCGGCGTGCGTGCTGTTTCTGTCGATCCGGTATCATCGGCTGCATCCAGAATACGTGCATACGCGCGTGCAAAAGCTGGCGCACATGTATACGCTGCGGATcctgctggtgctgtgcGATGTGACGGACCACCAAGCGGCGATCAAGGAACTCACCAAAACGTGTGtgatcaacaagctcacACTGATGCTTGCGTGGTCAGCCGAAGAAGCGGCGCGCTACCTCGAGACGTATAAGAGCTTCGAGCTGAAACCGCCGGATGCCATCAAGGAGCGCGTCGGTGACGACTACCTGAGCCAAGTCACCAACGTCCTGACACAGGTACGCGGCATCAACCGCACCGACGTCATCACGCTCTTGTCCACGTTCGGCTCGCTGAAAAACGTCGTCAACGCAAACGTACACCAACTCGCAATGTGCCCCGGCTTCGCACTCCGCAAAGCATCCCGCCTCAACCACGTCTTCACTCTCCCCTTCACTCCCGCCCGTTCGCACACGCTTTCATCCTCCATACCCCCACCCCCCTCTTCTCCCACACACCCCTCCACCCGCCCAATtccacacacacacaatCTCCCTCCCCACGATGATGGCCATGACCACGATCAACTCCTCTTGGCCATCCAGTTATCCCTATCCCACCATTCGCCTCCTCACGACCTGTAG
- a CDS encoding 60S ribosomal protein uL2, giving the protein MGRVIRAQRKSGGIFTAHTKHNKAPAKLRVYDYAERNGYIRGVVKEIIHDAGRGAPLAKVAFRDPYKYRTRVETFVATEGLSTGQFVYCGKKAALNVANVLPLSSLPEGTIVCNVEEKSGDRGSLARTSGNYATIIGHDPNGKTSRIRLPSGAKKTVPSTSRATIGIVAGGGRIDKPLLKAGRAHHKFKVKRNSWPRTRGVAMNPVDHPHGGGNHQHIGKPSTRSRFAPAGQKVGLIAARRTGLIRGTIKTKDA; this is encoded by the exons ATGGGTCGTGTCATTCGAGCTCAGCGTAAGAGCGGCGGTATCTTCACCGCTCACACCAAGCACAACAAGGCTCCCGCCAAGCTCCGTGTCTACGACTACGCCGAGCGCAACGGTTACATCCGAGGTGTTGTCAAGGAGATCATCCACGACGCCGGTCG TGGTGCTCCGCTTGCCAAGGTGGCCTTCCGCGACCCCTACAAGTACCGCACCCGTGTCGAGACTTTTGTCGCTACCGAGGGTCTCTCCACCGGCCAGTTCGTGTACTGCGGTAAGAAGGCGGCGCTCAACGTTGCCAACGTGCTCCCGCTCTCTTCGCTGCCGGAAGGTACGATTGTGTGCAACGTCGAAGAGAAGTCCGGTGACCGTGGCTCGCTTGCGCGTACGTCGGGTAACTACGCCACCATCATCGGTCACGACCCGAACGGCAAGACGTCGCGTATTCGTCTGCCGTCTGGTGCCAAGAAGACGGTTCCGTCGACGTCGCGTGCTACGATCGGTATTGTTGCCGGTGGTGGACGTATCGACAAGCCTTTGCTCAAGGCAGGTCGCGCTCACCACAAGTTCAAGGTCAAGAGGAACTCGTGGCCGCGCACTCGTGGTGTGGCTATGAACCCGGTTGACCACCCTCACGGTGGTGGTAACCACCAGCACATCGGCAAGCCCTCGACGCGTTCGCGCTTCGCCCCCGCCGGTCAGAAGGTCGGTCTGATCGCCGCTCGTCGTACCGGTCTTATCCGCGGTACCATCAAGACCAAGGACGCCTAA
- a CDS encoding putative GTPase/general translation initiation factor eIF2 → MGKKKGAKKGGAGDFWDEAGESIDSNNSALNDNNDDDHLPAHKAKNLFAAMSLDDAEDEQDEQEEQEEQEPAAPAKKDHKQTSNGNKADSKPTPASAPVADDGDDDNYGLMGAIKNASKKGKKDKKKKKKTDDFDFDEFAQDVSGNAAAPADAEAEADKDLVSKAPLQGTIDDMLDDEFPEDKTQKKGAQKQEQKHTDVADDADNVQDDDTPRILTKKEKEKLKKEKEKAKKKAQAAAKKAASASQTSKQDVADDDANDDEAADASKDDAADATPASTSDKKKKKKGKGAEPPPPATPAPSAAPKKMNPQLAALQARIAAQKKAEEEAEQARLEAIRAEEERERLEKEEEERKEAAKKAKKEKEKAKKEQLKKEGKFLTPKQKAERAAAEARMQAMIQAGHIKIEGLENREAGGSKPTAKKRAVVENRKKKGPQKRDGGLAVPEPVAAESKEEEDKPQATAAIPESEAESAQKNAEVVKADERAAEQDEQVKDSWDAESEDEDIKDSWDAESDDDKTDSPVAASKDAAAPTKSNGKDATKAKKAAEDDEAQDEDNDDDDDDDDDDDDDDDDDDESDSDNDDSESESDEDDGLTSAQRQAAERKSAAAERRKERTEQAMAARSRDDLRSPICCILGHVDTGKTKLLDKIRQTNVQEGEAGGITQQIGATYFPTEVLQSKTAVLDKDSPFEYKVPGLLVIDTPGHESFTNLRTRGSSLCNIAILVVDIMHGLEPQTIESIRLLRDKKTPFIVALNKIDRLYGWEPIPNNAFRDSLAKQQRATRNEFDERTNQVIVQFAEQGLNAVPYYDNKNMGRNVSLVPTSAHTGEGIPDMLRLIIELTQTRMSEKLMYLSELECTVLEVKVIEGLGTTIDVVLSNGVMHEGDRIVVCGLNGPIVTQVRALLTPQPLKEMRVKGAYVHHKMVKAALGVKIAAPDLEKAIAGSRLLVVGPDDDEEDLKDEVMSDLSSLMNSIDTSGRGVCVQASTLGSLEALLEFLRVSKIPVNGINIGPVFKKDVVRCSTMLEKAKELAVILAFDVPVDKEAEKLAEELGIKIFTARIIYHLENDFTRYHKEVMDGKKKEASGTAVWPCRLKTIACFAKRDPIILGCDIIDGTLRVGTPLCVVKTDATTRKKTVVHLGKVTSLEINHKERDVVLKKDVGGGVAVKIEHAVHESAKMFGRHFEENDVIISHISRASIDALKAHFWDGISTDEKKLIKKLKGELDIP, encoded by the coding sequence ATGGGAAAGAAGAAAGGCGCCAAGAAGGGCGGTGCCGGAGACTTCTGGGATGAAGCCGGCGAATCCATCGATAGCAACAACTCTGCTCTCAACGACAACAATGATGATGACCACCTCCCCGCTCACAAGGCCAAGAATCTTTTTGCTGCAATGTCACTCGATGACGCAgaggacgagcaggacgagcaggaagagcaggaagagcaagaaccTGCCGCGCCTGCAAAGAAGGACCACAAACAAACCTCCAACGGTAACAAGGCCGATTCCAAGCCAACTCCAGCATCAGCACCCGTcgccgatgatggcgacgacgacaatTACGGCCTGATGGGTGCCATCAAAAACGCTAGCAAAAAgggcaagaaggacaagaagaaaaagaagaaaaccgacgactttgacttTGACGAGTTCGCCCAAGACGTCAGCGgcaacgctgcagctcctGCTGACGCAGAGGCCGAGGCAGACAAAGACCTCGTCAGCAAGGCTCCTCTCCAAGGTACCATCGATGACATGCTCGATGATGAGTTCCCAGAAGACAAGACTCAGAAAAAGGGAGCGCAGAAGCAAGAACAAAAGCACACAGACGTCGCAGATGATGCCGACAATGTTCAAGACGATGACACCCCACGCATTCTCACaaagaaggagaaggagaagctcaaaaaggaaaaggagaAAGCCAAAAAGAAGGCACAAgccgctgccaagaaggctGCTTCAGCATCACAAACCTCCAAACAGGATGTAGCGGACGAtgacgccaacgacgacgaggctgcCGACGCGTCCAAGGACGACGCCGCTGACGCTACCCCAGCGTCAACATCTGAtaagaagaagaagaagaagggcaagggCGCCGAGCCTCCCCCGCCAGCTACCCCAGCACCTTCCGCCGCCCCCAAAAAAATGAACCCACAACTCGCTGCGCTTCAGGCCCGTATCGCCGCCCAGAAAAAGGCTGAGGAGGAGGCAGAGCAGGCCAGGCTCGAAGCTATTCGcgccgaagaggagcgcgaACGTCTCGAgaaggaagaagaagagcgaaAAGAAGCTGCCAAAAAAGCcaaaaaggaaaaggagaAGGCCAAAAAGGAACAGCTCAAGAAAGAGGGCAAATTCTTGACTCCCAAGCAAAAAGCCGAGAGggctgctgcagaagcCAGGATGCAGGCCATGATTCAAGCTGGTCACATCAAGATCGAAGGTCTAGAGAACCGCGAGGCTGGCGGCTCCAAGCCTACAGCCAAGAAACGTGCCGTGGTCGAAAACCGAAAGAAAAAGGGCCCACAGAAGCGCGACGGTGGTCTTGCTGTTCCTGAGCCCGTGGCTGCCGAGTccaaggaagaggaggacaAGCCACAAGCCACAGCTGCCATTCCTGAAAGCGAGGCTGAATCTGCTCAGAAGAATGCTGAGGTGGTCAAAGCTGACGAGCGcgcagctgagcaagatgaaCAAGTCAAAGACAGCTGGGATGCCGAatccgaggacgaggataTCAAGGACAGCTGGGATGCcgagtcggacgacgaTAAGACTGACTCTCCCGTCGCCGCCTCCAAGGACGCAGCTGCCCCCACCAAGTCCAATGGCAAAGATGCTAcaaaggccaagaaggctgctgaggacgacgaggctcAGGATGAggacaacgacgacgacgacgacgatgatgatgatgatgacgacgacgacgatgacgacgacgagtctGACAGCGACAACGATGACTCGGAGTCCGAATctgacgaggatgacggcCTCACCTCGGCTCAGCGTCAAGCCGCTGAGAGGAAGTCTGCCGCCGCTGAACGCAGAAAGGAGCGCACCGAGCAGGCCATGGCTGCACGAAGCCGCGACGACCTCCGATCGCCCATTTGCTGTATTCTCGGACACGTCGACACGGGCAAGACCAAACTTCTCGACAAGATTCGTCAGACCAACGTTCAGGAGGGCGAAGCCGGTGGTATTACGCAGCAGATCGGTGCCACCTACTTCCCCACCGAAGTACTTCAATCCAAGACCGCCGTTCTCGACAAGGACTCGCCATTCGAGTACAAGGTTCCTGGTCTCCTCGTCATTGACACACCAGGACACGAGTCTTTCACCAATCTTCGTACCCGTGGCTCTTCGCTCTGCAACATCGCCATTCTCGTGGTCGACATCATGCACGGTCTCGAACCTCAGACCATCGAGTCTATTCGCTTGCTCCGAGACAAAAAGACGCCCTTCATCGTTGCCCTCAACAAGATCGACCGTCTCTATGGCTGGGAGCCTATCCCCAACAACGCCTTCCGCGACAGTttggccaagcagcagcgggcAACCCGCAATGAGTTCGACGAGCGTACCAACCAGGTCATCGTCCAGTTTGCCGAACAGGGTCTCAACGCAGTGCCCTACTACGACAACAAGAACATGGGCCGAAACGTTAGTCTTGTTCCCACCTCGGCCCACACTGGTGAGGGTATTCCAGACATGTTGCGTctcatcatcgagctcaCCCAGACGCGTATGAGCGAGAAACTCATGTACCtttccgagctcgagtgcaCCGTGCTCGAAGTCAAGGTGATCGAGGGTCTCGGGACCACGATCGATGTCGTCCTCTCCAACGGTGTCATGCACGAAGGCGaccgcatcgtcgtctgcgGTCTCAACGGACCTATTGTAACGCAGGTGAGAGCACTGCTCACACCGCAACCTCTCAAGGAGATGCGTGTCAAGGGTGCCTATGTGCACCACAAGATGGTCAAAGCTGCGCTCGGTGTCAAGATCGCCGCACCCGATCTTGAAAAGGCGATTGCCGGTTCCAGATTGTTGGTGGTCGGCCctgacgatgacgaggaggacCTCAAGGATGAAGTGATGAGCGATCTCAGCTCGCTCATGAACTCGATTGACACCTCGGGCCGCGGTGTCTGCGTGCAAGCATCGACGCTTGGTTCGCTCGAAGCTTTGCTTGAATTCTTGCGTGTCAGCAAGATTCCTGTCAACGGCATCAACATCGGCCCCGTCTTCAAGAAGGACGTGGTGCGATGTTCGACCAtgctcgaaaaggccaaGGAGCTGGCCGTCATTTTGGCGTTCGATGTACCCGTCGACAAAGAAGCCGAAAAGCTCGCCGAGGAGCTCGGAATCAAGATCTTCACCGCCAGGATTATTTACCACCTCGAGAACGACTTCACCAGGTATCACAAAGAGGTCATGGATGGCAAAAAGAAGGAAGCTTCGGGAACCGCAGTCTGGCCTTGTCGACTCAAGACGATTGCCTGTTTCGCCAAGCGTGATCCTATCATCCTTGGCTGTGACATTATCGATGGCACGTTGCGCGTAGGAACGCCGCTTTGCGTAGTGAAAACGGACGCGACCACGCGAAAGAAGACGGTGGTCCATCTGGGTAAAGTGACGTCGCTCGAGATCAACCACAAGGAGCGCGATGTTGTGCTCAAAAAGGATGTCGGCGGTGGTGTCGccgtcaagatcgagcatGCCGTGCACGAGTCGGCCAAGATGTTCGGCCGTCACTTTGAGGAGAACGACGTGATCATTTCGCACATCAGCCGTGCTTCCATCGACGCGCTCAAGGCTCACTTCTGGGACGGCATCTCGAccgacgagaagaagctcatcaagaagctcaaggGCGAGCTTGATATCCCGTAG
- a CDS encoding uncharacterized protein (related to CGR1 - protein involved in processing of the pre-rRNA for the 60S ribosome subunit), producing the protein MSSKASYSSSDMLPPKSTSTTTVTIAGKKKTTPWEKKMEQRRKQDSIKQREREMKAEKESEAERKKQVTRERKQMAEEKARLEIMAQKMSAKRLARKKRRLGITKKVSHA; encoded by the exons ATGTCGTCGAAAGCGTCCTACTCCAGTAGCGATATGCTGCCGCCAAAATCTACTAGCACCACCACGGT AACGATCGCaggaaagaagaagacgacaCCGTgggagaagaagatggagCAGCGGAGAAAGCAAGATTCTATCAAGCAAAGGGAGCGCGAGATGAAGGCCGAAAAGGAGTCCGAGGCGGAGAG GAAGAAACAGGTGACGCGCGAAAGGAAGCAGATGGCCGAAGAGAAGGCGCGACTCGAGATCATGGCACAAAAG ATGAGCGCCAAAAGACTTGCACGCAAGAAGCGTCGTCTGGGCATCACCAAAAAAGTCTCGCACGCCTAA